A part of Haloarchaeobius sp. HME9146 genomic DNA contains:
- a CDS encoding SRPBCC domain-containing protein, with product MNEVEAAIEIDAPVDVVWTVLTDFEQYSEWNPYITAASGAATEGSRVEIRLTAQGGRTIRLAPQLDTVIENEVLEWSAQYLAPRLFHERHTIELEPSDDAETRVVQRVSFTGISADQMFSEASIRDGIEAMNQALKERTESLVVL from the coding sequence ATGAACGAAGTCGAGGCGGCTATCGAAATCGATGCCCCTGTCGATGTCGTCTGGACGGTTCTGACCGACTTCGAGCAGTACTCGGAGTGGAACCCGTACATCACGGCCGCGAGCGGGGCCGCCACGGAGGGAAGCCGAGTCGAGATCCGACTCACTGCACAGGGTGGACGGACGATTCGACTCGCACCACAGCTCGACACGGTCATCGAGAACGAGGTGCTCGAGTGGAGCGCCCAGTACCTCGCACCGAGGCTGTTCCACGAGCGTCACACCATCGAACTGGAGCCGAGTGACGACGCAGAGACTCGCGTCGTCCAGCGCGTCTCCTTCACCGGCATCTCGGCCGACCAGATGTTCAGCGAGGCGTCGATTCGTGACGGGATAGAGGCGATGAACCAGGCGCTGAAGGAGCGCACCGAATCACTGGTCGTGCTCTAG
- the metX gene encoding homoserine O-acetyltransferase: MSNEQDTTSLGEFTFQCGESIEDLEIAYETYGEFNGSNAVLVCHALTGSQHVARRPGADEGTAGQARAWWADVVGPGKAIDTTEYYVVCANVPGSCYGSSGPASEGPEGEPYGTDFPPVTVGDWTRAQRRLLDDLGVGRLLAVVGGSVGGMNALDWAVRYPDDVHRIAAVATAPRLDAQCLALDTIAQRAITSDPNWNGGHYYGEDQPKPDHGLEQARRIGHVMYLSKASMEQKFGRRAAGRGQSRDSPDPAGAFFPYRDVESYLDYNAENFVERFDANSYLYLTRAMDDYDMSAGYESDATALGAFEGELLTLSFTGDWHFTTEQAEALAESAREVGVECAHHVVESDHGHDAFLVEPGKVGPPLADFLDDGVDGKSVTDTVESDDEGDVHAPVHTSLFS; the protein is encoded by the coding sequence ATGAGCAACGAACAGGACACGACCTCGCTGGGCGAGTTCACCTTCCAGTGCGGCGAGTCCATCGAGGACCTCGAGATCGCCTACGAGACCTACGGCGAGTTCAACGGCTCGAACGCCGTCCTGGTCTGTCACGCCCTCACCGGCAGCCAGCACGTCGCCCGCCGTCCGGGTGCCGACGAGGGAACCGCCGGCCAGGCCCGCGCCTGGTGGGCGGACGTGGTCGGGCCGGGCAAAGCCATCGACACGACCGAGTACTACGTCGTCTGCGCCAACGTTCCGGGGTCGTGCTACGGCTCCTCCGGCCCGGCCAGCGAAGGCCCCGAGGGCGAACCTTACGGGACCGACTTCCCGCCGGTCACGGTCGGCGACTGGACCCGCGCCCAGCGCCGCCTGCTCGACGATTTAGGGGTTGGCCGCCTGCTCGCGGTCGTCGGCGGCTCCGTGGGGGGCATGAACGCCCTCGACTGGGCGGTCCGGTACCCCGACGACGTGCACCGAATCGCCGCGGTCGCGACCGCGCCCAGACTCGACGCCCAGTGCCTCGCGCTCGACACCATCGCCCAGCGCGCCATCACCTCCGACCCCAACTGGAACGGCGGCCACTACTACGGCGAGGACCAGCCGAAGCCGGACCACGGGCTCGAACAGGCGCGCCGTATCGGCCACGTCATGTACCTCTCGAAGGCCTCCATGGAGCAGAAGTTCGGCCGCCGGGCCGCCGGCCGCGGGCAGTCCCGTGACTCGCCCGACCCGGCCGGGGCGTTCTTCCCCTACCGCGACGTGGAGTCCTACCTCGACTACAACGCCGAGAACTTCGTCGAGCGCTTCGACGCCAACAGCTACCTCTACCTGACCCGCGCCATGGACGACTACGACATGTCGGCGGGCTACGAGTCCGACGCCACCGCCCTGGGCGCGTTCGAGGGCGAACTGCTCACGCTCTCGTTTACCGGCGACTGGCACTTCACGACCGAGCAGGCCGAGGCGCTGGCCGAATCGGCCCGCGAGGTCGGTGTCGAATGTGCCCACCACGTCGTCGAATCCGACCACGGCCACGACGCCTTCCTCGTCGAACCCGGCAAGGTCGGCCCGCCGCTCGCGGACTTCCTCGACGATGGCGTCGACGGTAAGTCGGTCACCGATACCGTGGAATCAGACGACGAGGGTGACGTGCACGCGCCGGTGCACACGAGCCTGTTCTCGTAG
- a CDS encoding aldehyde dehydrogenase — translation MSYDGPTQLYIDGEWTDAASGETIETFDPATEEQYAEVSCAGREDVDRAVDAAERAASRDSEWRRMGPGERGRKLDAMADAIEEMKDEIVLVESHDNGKTPFEASIDVGMVVKTFRYYAGWTDKVTGSTVPVDGPRLNYTRREPLGVTAHVSPWNYPFQLAGRSLAPALACGNTCILKPSSQTPLSALYYAKAAEEAGLPDGVMNVLPGEGSEAGDALTTHEGVEHVAFTGSTEIGKRVMESAAENVTGVTLELGGKGPQLVFPDADLDDAAGGVRNGIFMNCGQMCWAGSRLVVHEDVHDEVVDRVVEMAESTPLGSGIDDDGRMGPLVSADQFETVAEYVNEAKAQGATIATGGGRPADKEDGYFFEPTVLTDVTNDMTVAREEIFGPVLSVIEVESEEEALEIANDSPFGLMAGIWTNDITRGHRLAENLDYGMVSINEYPVTFPQTPFGGYKQSGNGREQGEEAIREYTQVKNVNVNLG, via the coding sequence ATGTCCTACGACGGCCCGACACAGCTGTACATCGACGGCGAGTGGACCGACGCCGCGTCCGGCGAGACCATCGAGACGTTCGACCCGGCCACGGAGGAGCAGTACGCGGAGGTTTCCTGCGCCGGCCGCGAGGACGTCGACCGCGCCGTAGACGCTGCAGAGCGCGCCGCTTCGCGCGACTCCGAGTGGCGGCGCATGGGTCCGGGCGAGCGCGGCCGGAAGCTCGACGCGATGGCCGACGCCATCGAGGAGATGAAAGACGAGATCGTCCTCGTCGAGTCCCACGACAACGGGAAGACGCCGTTCGAGGCCTCTATCGACGTGGGGATGGTCGTCAAGACGTTCCGGTACTACGCCGGCTGGACCGACAAGGTGACCGGCTCGACGGTCCCCGTCGACGGCCCGCGCCTGAACTACACCCGCCGCGAACCCCTCGGGGTCACCGCCCACGTCTCGCCGTGGAATTACCCGTTCCAGCTCGCGGGGCGCTCGCTCGCCCCGGCGCTGGCCTGCGGGAACACCTGCATCCTGAAACCCTCCAGCCAGACGCCGCTGTCGGCGCTGTACTACGCGAAGGCCGCCGAGGAGGCCGGCCTGCCCGATGGCGTGATGAACGTCCTGCCTGGCGAGGGTAGCGAGGCGGGCGACGCCCTGACGACCCACGAGGGCGTCGAACACGTCGCGTTCACGGGCTCGACCGAGATCGGCAAGCGGGTCATGGAGTCCGCCGCCGAGAACGTCACCGGAGTCACGCTCGAACTCGGTGGGAAGGGTCCACAGCTCGTCTTCCCCGACGCCGACCTCGACGACGCGGCCGGCGGCGTCCGCAACGGCATCTTCATGAACTGCGGACAGATGTGCTGGGCCGGCTCGCGCCTGGTCGTCCACGAGGACGTCCACGACGAGGTGGTCGACCGGGTGGTCGAGATGGCCGAGTCCACGCCGCTGGGCTCCGGCATCGACGACGACGGCCGGATGGGCCCGCTCGTGTCCGCCGACCAGTTCGAGACGGTCGCCGAGTACGTGAACGAGGCGAAAGCACAGGGTGCGACCATCGCCACCGGCGGCGGTCGCCCCGCCGACAAGGAGGACGGCTACTTCTTCGAGCCGACGGTCCTCACCGACGTCACGAACGACATGACCGTCGCCCGTGAGGAGATATTCGGGCCGGTCCTCTCGGTCATCGAGGTCGAGAGCGAGGAGGAGGCACTCGAAATCGCCAACGACTCGCCGTTCGGGCTGATGGCCGGCATCTGGACGAACGACATCACCCGCGGGCACCGCCTCGCGGAGAACCTGGACTACGGGATGGTCTCCATCAACGAGTACCCGGTCACGTTCCCCCAGACGCCCTTCGGCGGCTACAAGCAGTCCGGCAACGGCCGCGAGCAGGGCGAAGAGGCCATCCGCGAGTACACGCAGGTCAAGAACGTGAACGTCAACCTCGGCTGA
- a CDS encoding O-acetylhomoserine aminocarboxypropyltransferase/cysteine synthase family protein yields MSKDEDSRFDTRAVHAGQEPDSDTGARAPPLYQTTSYVFPDADDAAARYALDREDFIYSRISNPTVETLEDRLAALHDAPGAVATASGMAALDAITFVLAEAGDNVVCSTDTYGGTTSYLSKAASRRGIEARFVDTLDLDAFEEAVDENTAYVHLESIGNPSLVTPDFEAVADIAHEVGAPLVVDNTFATPALCHPVEHGADVVWESTTKWLHGSGTTVGGVVVDGGTFDWNAHDYPEIGGKNPAYHDIDFSDFDAPLAAAVRYRSVRTLGNQQSPFDAWQTLQGLETLGLRMQRHCENATILAEHLSDHDEVAWVTYPGLEDHPTYDNASEYLSGYGGMIAFGLEDGFEAGKRFCENVEITSFLANIGDAKSLVIHPASTTHAQLAEEEQLAAGVRPDMLRFSVGIEDPADILRDVEAAIDAATEEA; encoded by the coding sequence ATGAGCAAGGACGAGGACTCTCGCTTCGACACCCGCGCAGTCCACGCGGGGCAAGAGCCAGATTCGGACACAGGGGCCCGAGCCCCGCCACTGTACCAGACCACGTCGTACGTGTTCCCCGACGCCGACGACGCCGCGGCCCGCTACGCGCTCGACCGGGAGGACTTCATCTACTCGCGTATCTCCAACCCGACCGTCGAGACGCTCGAGGACCGTCTGGCCGCGCTCCACGACGCCCCCGGCGCGGTCGCCACCGCCAGCGGGATGGCCGCCCTTGACGCCATCACGTTCGTGCTCGCCGAGGCGGGCGACAACGTCGTCTGCTCCACCGACACCTACGGCGGCACGACCTCCTACCTCTCGAAGGCGGCCTCTCGCCGTGGCATCGAGGCGCGCTTCGTCGACACGCTCGACCTCGACGCCTTCGAAGAAGCGGTCGACGAGAACACCGCCTACGTCCACCTCGAGAGCATCGGGAATCCGTCGCTGGTGACGCCAGACTTCGAAGCAGTCGCCGACATCGCCCACGAGGTCGGCGCGCCCCTCGTCGTCGACAACACGTTCGCCACCCCCGCGCTCTGTCACCCCGTCGAGCACGGCGCGGACGTCGTCTGGGAGTCCACGACGAAGTGGCTCCACGGGTCGGGCACGACCGTCGGCGGCGTCGTCGTCGACGGCGGCACCTTCGACTGGAACGCCCACGACTACCCCGAAATCGGCGGCAAGAACCCGGCCTACCACGATATCGACTTCTCCGACTTCGACGCGCCGCTCGCCGCCGCGGTCCGCTATCGCTCCGTGCGGACCCTCGGCAACCAGCAGTCGCCGTTCGACGCCTGGCAGACCCTGCAGGGCCTGGAGACGCTGGGCCTGCGGATGCAGCGCCACTGCGAGAACGCCACGATTCTGGCCGAGCACCTCTCGGACCACGACGAGGTGGCGTGGGTCACCTACCCCGGTCTCGAAGACCATCCCACCTACGACAACGCCAGCGAGTACCTCTCCGGCTACGGCGGGATGATCGCGTTCGGGCTCGAGGACGGGTTCGAAGCCGGGAAACGGTTCTGCGAGAACGTCGAGATAACCTCGTTCCTCGCGAACATCGGCGATGCGAAGTCCCTCGTCATCCACCCCGCCAGCACCACCCACGCACAGCTCGCCGAGGAGGAACAGCTCGCCGCCGGTGTCAGGCCCGACATGTTGCGGTTCTCGGTCGGCATCGAGGACCCGGCTGACATCCTGCGTGACGTCGAGGCGGCCATCGACGCGGCGACGGAGGAAGCATGA